A window of Rhinatrema bivittatum chromosome 2, aRhiBiv1.1, whole genome shotgun sequence contains these coding sequences:
- the RBM48 gene encoding RNA-binding protein 48 isoform X1: protein MAVAGQAAELVPLRHHEQRQICHSRPKYREGRRPRAVKVYTINLESRYLLVQGIPAVGVMKELVEHFALYGAIEEYHALDDYPAEQFTEVYLIKFQRLQSARVAKRKLDERSFFGGLLHVCYAPEFETVQETREKLQERRKFVAKATSKRDWLVTETDQNQNQAASEHSEHSLQPERSEFSTNDTSISSGTTYSSFTYPLDLPPSQSVPQKTASFSGDPLLRVTLPTHDGNWLPETSADNSQAMSSTQSIQWGEQNILAPTTGPQKKEPFDSGIGRFIPRTTLLEERKRRRDQGAAVHFTGTSMDSSEIIIGPMLPEIPKVDMDDESLNISANAIRNKLKEVSSTPVLKPERAEVENTHKNPPLKQRRRI from the exons ATGGCGGTTGCGGGACAAGCGGCGGAGCTCGTGCCTCTCAGACATCACGAGCAGCGGCAGATCTGCCACAGCAGGCCCAAATACCGCGAGGGGCGGCGGCCACGAGCCGTGAAG GTGTACACGATAAACCTAGAATCTCGTTACTTGCTTGTACAAGGTATTCCAGCCGTGGGGGTTATGAAGGAGTTGGTTGAACATTTTGCATTGTATGGTGCCATAGAGGAGTACCATGCTCTAGACGATTATCCAGCAGAGCAGTTTACAGAAGTTTACCTCATCAAATTCCAGCGTTTACAGAGTGCCAG GGTAGCCAAAAGAAAACTGGATGAAAGGAGTTTCTTTGGTGGCTTGCTTCACGTATGCTATGCTCCGGAATTTGAAACTGTCCAGGAGACAAGAGAAAAGCTGCAGGAACGAAGAAAGTTTGTAGCTAAAGCAACATCTAAGAGAG ACTGGCTTGTAACGGAGACGGACCAGAATCAGAATCAGGCCGCCTCGGAGCATTCGGAGCACAGTTTACAACCAGAGAGATCAGAGTTCAGCACAAATGATACAAGCATTTCCAGTGGGACTACGTATTCATCTTTCACCTACCCACTTGACTTACCTCCTTCTCAGTCTGTACCCCAAAAGACAGCATCTTTTTCAGGGGATCCCCTGTTGAGAGTGACACTACCAACCCACGATGGGAATTGGCTGCCCGAAACTTCCGCAGACAACAGCCAGGCCATGTCATCAACTCAGAGTATTCAGTGGGGAGAACAGAATATTCTAGCACCTACCACAGGACCCCAGAAAAAAGAGCCCTTTGACAGTGGAATTGGAAGATTTATACCCCGAACTACGCTGCTGGAAGAGCGAAAGAGAAGGCGAGATCAGGGAGCTGCAGTTCATTTTACTGGGACAAGTATGGATAGTAGTGAAATAATTATTGGGCCAATGTTGCCTGAAATACCCAAAGTAGACATGGATGACGAATCCTTGAATATTTCAGCAAATGCCATTCGAAACAAGCTGAAGGAA
- the RBM48 gene encoding RNA-binding protein 48 isoform X2, which produces MKELVEHFALYGAIEEYHALDDYPAEQFTEVYLIKFQRLQSARVAKRKLDERSFFGGLLHVCYAPEFETVQETREKLQERRKFVAKATSKRDWLVTETDQNQNQAASEHSEHSLQPERSEFSTNDTSISSGTTYSSFTYPLDLPPSQSVPQKTASFSGDPLLRVTLPTHDGNWLPETSADNSQAMSSTQSIQWGEQNILAPTTGPQKKEPFDSGIGRFIPRTTLLEERKRRRDQGAAVHFTGTSMDSSEIIIGPMLPEIPKVDMDDESLNISANAIRNKLKEVSSTPVLKPERAEVENTHKNPPLKQRRRI; this is translated from the exons ATGAAGGAGTTGGTTGAACATTTTGCATTGTATGGTGCCATAGAGGAGTACCATGCTCTAGACGATTATCCAGCAGAGCAGTTTACAGAAGTTTACCTCATCAAATTCCAGCGTTTACAGAGTGCCAG GGTAGCCAAAAGAAAACTGGATGAAAGGAGTTTCTTTGGTGGCTTGCTTCACGTATGCTATGCTCCGGAATTTGAAACTGTCCAGGAGACAAGAGAAAAGCTGCAGGAACGAAGAAAGTTTGTAGCTAAAGCAACATCTAAGAGAG ACTGGCTTGTAACGGAGACGGACCAGAATCAGAATCAGGCCGCCTCGGAGCATTCGGAGCACAGTTTACAACCAGAGAGATCAGAGTTCAGCACAAATGATACAAGCATTTCCAGTGGGACTACGTATTCATCTTTCACCTACCCACTTGACTTACCTCCTTCTCAGTCTGTACCCCAAAAGACAGCATCTTTTTCAGGGGATCCCCTGTTGAGAGTGACACTACCAACCCACGATGGGAATTGGCTGCCCGAAACTTCCGCAGACAACAGCCAGGCCATGTCATCAACTCAGAGTATTCAGTGGGGAGAACAGAATATTCTAGCACCTACCACAGGACCCCAGAAAAAAGAGCCCTTTGACAGTGGAATTGGAAGATTTATACCCCGAACTACGCTGCTGGAAGAGCGAAAGAGAAGGCGAGATCAGGGAGCTGCAGTTCATTTTACTGGGACAAGTATGGATAGTAGTGAAATAATTATTGGGCCAATGTTGCCTGAAATACCCAAAGTAGACATGGATGACGAATCCTTGAATATTTCAGCAAATGCCATTCGAAACAAGCTGAAGGAA